The following is a genomic window from Fulvia fulva chromosome 9, complete sequence.
TCTGATAACATCATCAGAGGTGTCTCGCTCATTTGACCACATCCAGTCCACGTCACCGAAATCAGACTTCGACCGTGCATTTTGACTGGCTCGACGCTTATCGCTGCGGATCTCAGACACAACCGATACAATGGAGCACAACCCGGATCACGAAATGCCTACCCTGTTCATGCCAACTACAAAGCGAAGCAATTCGTCGGGTAAGGTGAGTTCTATCTATCTTCTGCGTCGCCTTCAATAATCCACATCTTTGCGTCGGCACTATTGAATTCTGCACCAAGTGCCGCAAGCCACGTAGAATCGTCCCGCATCAATCACCTATCCCCGCGAGATCTTGCATTAGCCCTGATTTTGACGTTTTCTATAACAGGCGGTGATGCTGCAACATTATCTGGCCCTGGAAGCTCAACCCAGCACAGCTTCCTTGGATTCAACAACAACTTTACTCAATCGCCGTCCCTCTCCCCCAAGTCCACGATGGGAGGAGCTTCACCAGACATGTCATCCTCGGAGCCCAGCTCAGCGGGTGTATCTCTAACATTATCAAGCACGCAAATTTCCCAAATATCACCACCAGCATACGCCCTACCTAGAGCCGTCCTCCGCAAGAACTCCTCAAAGACGCCCAAAGTGGCACCTATCCCTGAGGATGACTCACTCGACGGGTTCGGGCTGTCAAAGAACGATCAAAGCAAGCATTACGACATGAACCACGATCTGAAAACAACATTAACGGATCTACTCAACTGCGACACAGTCCGCAAAGACCCCAAAATGCGACTGCTGGTCCAGTCGAGACTGATGGACTCGGAGCGGGAGCTGAAAAGGCAGAGGCGTTGTCGTCAACGACAGAGCTCGTTGCCAACACCGACAATTGTGCTGTCTTCTGCGGAGGATGATCGGCGCCGCGAGAGCCTTGCGTGAAGTCAGCGGTGGCAACGTATTGAGATTACCTTTGTTGATGCTGACTGATCGAAATGGAGGTCGATTGCATCTTAGCGATGGCGCTGGCAGGCGTTCTTGGTTGTGGTATTTATGATATCAGCGAACCACCGCGATCTGGGGACATTCCTGATATAGTGTTGACATATCGGACTACAGGGTGTTCAGCCAATACCAAATACTGAAGAGTAGATGTCTTTCAAAGGACCTCCTTATCAGATTTCTGCAGCATGAGGAATCTCTTTTACGTCGACCAATTACCATTGCGGCAAGATCAGATTGGTCCCGTCCGATCAATTACATTTGCGACAGACCCTTCGTGAACAATGGTGACTGAACCAATTTGGACCAGTCGTGTGTTGCTAAGCTGTTGTCTGTGGACCCAATCACAGCATCTCGCGCTCGAGGTATCATTTCTTGTTCATAGCTGTTCAAAGCCTCTGTCGTAGAGCCGTGCTCCTTAAGTTGCCTTGCAAGAAGCGCTACATCGTGAATGGCATTGTTGAGCCCTTGCCCACGATCTACTAACGTCAGCCCGCCGGCCTACCTCATCACAGCCTCGATACACTTACGAAAAGTCATAGGATGCGCTGCATCTCCAACCAACGTCACAGTCCCGTTTCGATTATGCCACGGCTCAGGAATCCAATACGACAAACGATTGTGCCAGCACTTGGTACCTTCCGGCACACTCTCCCACAGTAACCGAATGTCATCAGAAAAGTCCTTGGCTCGACGCTTGAGGTCTGCGAGTATCGCATCGTTCTGCACGTTCATGACGTCGTACTCGCGGTCTTCTGGGATCCACGACATGATCATCATGAAAGTCCACTCGCCGGGCTGAGAGCGTTCGGGTGCATCGTGGAGGCCGATCCAGTTGAAGTAGCCGAGAGGATGGAAAATGACCATGAGTCTGCGGGCGAAGGCCTGGAATTTGAGGGCTGCTTCTGCAGGCAACTTGGCCACTGTGACGGAGGCCACGAGGGGGAGATGTGTTACCGCGGCTTTCTCTGGTCCTACTAGAAACTTGCGGACGGGAGAGTGAGCGCCTTCTGCGCCGATGAGGAGGTTTCCAGTTTCTGTTGTGCCGTCTTCGAAGGTGGCTGTTGCTTGCTTGCCGTCTGAGGAGATGTCGACCAGACGCTTGCCATATTGGATGTCGATACCGGTGGATATGAGCTTCAGGAACTTCTTTCGTGCCAGTCGGATGTTGTATGGTATTGGCACATTCTTCAGCAGTTCCCCAGACTCGCCGTTGTAGATGGGCATGACTTCATCCTCACCAGCTCTGTGGCCGTCGACCTGAGCATTTTCGACTTCCTTCTGTATGTGCTCTGGCAGGCACTCTGCCAGAGGATCCTGTGCCCAGTAAATACCGAAGTTCCCTTGGAGTCAGAGGTGAGTAGTAGGTAGGCTACGTGCCATTCTTGAAACCACTTACAGTCTCGAGGTCGTGCGTCAAGCGAAGAGTCCTGCTCGAAGACTGTCACACGAGCGCCTTGCTACGGGACGTGGTCAGCCATATGGCAGGACGAATCAGGTCCGCCACAACGTATTGCACACCATGTGTAATGCTTGAGCGGTCAACAAGCCTGCCGATCCTGTGGGCGGCATTGGTCAATGTTTAGTGACTGAGGTGCCTTCTGCGTGCTTACCCGACCCAATGACCAGTACTCTGGGTCCATGTCCTGTTCTTGCTGCTGCAGCCATGTTTCAAGACAGCTGTGGGATGACTGCATGAAGAAAGAGAGGGCTATCGTGGCAAAGAAGCCCGGAGAACGTTGCTTTCCCACGCTGATGAAGGATCATGGCACGTGGCAGCAGTCGTAGCACCTACTGAGATGGCATGACATGCGCGTGGTGTCGAGCCACTGGTCAGAAGTCTTATACCCAGCTTCGGGCAACGGGAAGGAGCCATTGCCACGACGTACATATGCAGCCGGCGCCGACACAGGCACTGGTGGGCAGGTGGTGGAAAGCCGAAAGGTGTGTCAGTGTCACAGTTGAAGAAACTTGCACGAGGATCGGCATCCGGCCGCCCTGCTGTCAGCCTGTGCCTGTCTTCTTGACTCGCAAGCTTTCACGGCATGGAAACATCCTCCACCACACGCCATGCCACACGTCCATCTGCGCTGCGATTGGTGCAACAGGAACATCGTCACTGCACGGCGAATCATACCTCTCGGCAATTGTGGCCCGCCGAAGATGATGAAACTCGTTGACAGAATACTGCTGTTCTCCAGCACTGTAATCGCTGCTGCCCGCCACTGCAGTCCTGGAGCATGGCCGACACCAATACTAACGCTCCTGCCGAAGCTCCCCGGCCTGTAGAGACAGCCAGCGCTATTGCACCTACTTTACTGGCGCCGTTCAACGCGGACGAAGACGATGCGGATTCGGCTTATGGTGGGTCCGTGGCTGGTACAGACACGACTTCACTTCTGTCTCCAATAGCAAGATATCGAGAAGAAAATGGCCGTACCTATCATTCCTACGGCACGACAGAGCACTGGGGACCGAATGACGACAAAGCACAAGACCAGCAAGATCTCTCGCACCATCTATGGGGACTGGCGTTGAAAGGACAGCACTTTCTCGCACCGGTGGAGCCTGAGAATGTGTTAGACATGGGCACTGGCACGGGGATTTGGGCGATGGAGATGGCCGAGAAGTTTCCTGATGCTACTGTCAAGGGCATTGTAAGTCGTGACTTTCCAAGGTTGACGATGAACGTCGTGCTCATGATTCGTGACACAGGACCTAAGTCCCATCCAGCCGACATGGGTACCGCCCAATCTGTTCTTCGAGGTAGACGACTACAACATGGACTGGCTAGACGAGGAGCAATTCGACTTGATCCACGCACGAGAACTGTTGGGTACCACGCCAGACTGGCCTGGTCTGTTCCGGAAAGCCTTTAAGGCGCTGAAGCCTGGTGGTTGGTTTGAGCAGCATGAACCTAGTCTGTTCTTCCTGTCGGATGTTGTGAAGCTCGAGGAGGATCACCCATTTCCCAAATGGGGTCAACTAATGGTGGAGTCCGGTGAGAAAGCAGGTCTTCGGTTCGACATCGGTGCAGAGCTCAAAGGATGGATGGAGCAGGCAGGCTTCGTGAACGTCACAGAGTATCGAATGCCATGGCTCATTGGTGGTTGGTCAGAAGACAAGCATCAACGAGAAGTTGGGCAGTGGAATCAGCTACGGCTGGATCTTGGTATTGCAGACTTTTGCTCGCGGCGATTCCATAATCAGATGGGGGTAAGTTATTGTGTTGGTGATGTGCTTGCGATAGTCCATGTGCTGACTGAACAGCTTTCACCCGAAGAGATCGAAGTGTTCTGTGCGAGGCTACGGCTTGCCTTCCGAGACAAACGCCTCTTTGGCTATCAGTGGGCGTACGTGAAGTACCCAGGCATGGGTTGAAAGAAGTGTGCTGACCTCATCCAGATACTTCGTATACGGACAGCGACCTCCGACTGACCCGAAACCATCCATATTACAACCATAGACCCGATACCCCATCTAAGCGAGTGGCTTCGTACCAGCCCCGAACTTCATCCCGTCCGCCATCTGCTGAGCCTCATCCCGCAAAAGTTGAAAGCCCTTGACCACTGTGCGCCACAAAGTTGCCCGCTCCCTCTCCCACGGATCTTGCCGCCCTGCTTTCAGCCTCTTGACCTCCACTTTGGCCGCCTCTGTAAAGTGCTCGAGCAGCTGCTTGTACGTGTCCACAAGTATCTGCCCCTGCACGACAGCACGTGCTCGATCAATTGCTGGATCGTGTTCCGAGTACTTCGAGCCTGTCGGACCGGCCTCAGCGACATAACTCGAAACGTGGGCTCTTCGCTTTTCGATCTCGGCGATCCAATAGTTCAGATCGAAGTCGTCGAGGTCATTCGTAGTTCCGTCCTGGTTGGTGTAGAAGTGCTCGAGCGGGTTGGGAATCTTCTTGTAGTGGAGAGTTTCTTCGCCGTTGTGCTTCTTGATGACTAGAGGATCGCGGTCGTGGTCGTCTTCGTAGACGTCCCAGGGGGACTCGGATGATGTCGACATTGCTTCTTCTTGTGGTCTTGCAGTTGGAAGTTGGAGAGTCGAGGTAGCTAAAGCTAGCATGTGCATGCGCACTGGCCTAGCATCATCTGTCACTGCATCAAGTGCATCACATTGACTAGTGATGACTGAGGAGTTCACTATGAGCCAGCAAACATTTGCAAGACAATTGCCGGACTTCACTTAGCATCGAGAAGCTTCACAGCTCTGTTTCTGCACGCCAGAAGGACGGCATTCACTCTGGACCAGACCATTTCTCCAATCGTGGGTCTCAGAAGTTGCGAAGGCTACACACCACATTTCCAATCTAGTCTCGACATCGCAGCTCATAGGCACCACTCGGCACTGGGATTACTTCGCTACAACTGCTACCACAGCTTCATCATGTTCCCCGTGAGCGCTTCATACTATCGCCACCCACAAACAGCTCACATGTCATCATGACCTTGCTCCCGCCAAACCTAAGCAGAATGCCACTCCCGTCCCAACATCGCATTCCCAAGACACGCCTTCGCGAAAACCCTCTCCATGATCTCCTCACACCTCTCCACGCCCTTCTGATCCCCAGCCCTCTCCAACATCTCCCTCGCCTGCATCACCTCGCGGCACGCATGGCCGTTCCTGCTCGGGAACGGCTTGTCGCCTCCGATGGACGAGCGGTCGATCCCTTGCTGGTTTTTGGACGCTAGGATGGCGTCCTCGATTTTGTCGGCGGCGGAGAAGTCCTTGGAGTCGAGGAGACTGGCGCGGGCGGAGAGGAGAGACTCGGTGGCGGAGTCGCGGAGGGAGGTGCGGTAGGTTGTGAAGAAGGAGGTGAAGGGGTTGCTGAGTTTGGGGTATTGGATTGCTGGTGCGGCTTGTGTAGGCTTTGCAGCCGGTGATGGAGTTGTAGACTGCATCTGTGTGGGACGTCAGTAGGTGAAGCTGTGCAGTATTCTGGGTGCATACCTTTGCGATATTCTCTGTTGCTGAGTTGGCGAGGGGTATCTTGACTTATCGATCGCGGTTATTAAGTCGTGTGGGTTGGCAGTCTGACTCAGATCTTGTGCTGCGACGAGAGTGGTGGTTGAGGAAATGTGGTCATGGAAGCATTTGAAGCTTAGATATGACGCTAAAGCTAAAAGTGACGCTTACACATGAAGCGAGTGAAACAATCGAGAATTGTTCACCTGTCATGGTAGAGTGAACATAACACACGAAGCCATTGATCCTTATATGTTCGGCCCAAGTAAGCGCCTCACCGCCAAGAACCGAATGTTCAGACGAGCCATTGTCGTGAGATCTGAAGCTGAACACTCCTCCCGACCGGCCACCGCCCTCTCCACGCGAAAGAGTCCAGAGACGCCATCGTGGAACAATCTGGGTACTAAGCAGCTGCGGCTGAGCAGACCGCCGACTCAAGTTGTGCAGCAATCTCACCTCAATACGAGGTCATTACCGATCACGACTTCCTCGCTTCACCCTTCCACCACCCGACAAGCTCCTCCTCCGTGTCTGTCTTCGGCTTCTCCTCGCTGGGTTTCCGCTCCGGCGCCGCCGCAGGCTGTCGATACCGCCTCAAGGCAGCCTCGCGGGCGGCAACGGCGGCGTCATCAGGATGCTGTCGATAGAGGTTCGGTGTTCTCGACCCGCCCAGAGGCTGAGGACCTCGTGGGCCGGCTCTCGTCAGAGCAGGGCGCTCGATTGGTCTGCTTTGAGTCTGAGAAGGATGAGAAGGTACCGGCGCTGGCTGTCGCTGGCGCTCTGACGCTGCAATCGTGGAGGCAGTGGTCGCAGGTATGGGTGGGCATGGGTTTGCAGGTGATGGTTCACCCACGGTAGGAGTCTCGATCGGCTGGCTTTGTGGGCGAGGTGGAACAGGAGCTGAAGCAGCACCACCACCCGCCCCAGTCGGTATCGCCACATAATCCTCTCCCACACTCGAGCGAGCACCTTCCCGTCCATACCCGGCCCCTCTCTGCGTCCACATCTCATCCTCGTTATGTCCCGGCACCAACACCCCTCCACCAGATCTCGAACTACTAGCACGACTGCTTTCGATCCCCTTCCTCGCAAAATCATCATACTGCTCCTTCCAATTCGACGGCATATACGGCCCATACCTATCTCTATACTCCCCCGCACTCAAAGCAGTGGCCTTGGCAACCTCATCATCAAAGTCGTCCTCACTCTGTATCGGGTGTTCCTGTAACGAGAGCCGAAGTGTCTCCTCCAGCGCCTGGTTATATTGACGCTCAAATGCACGGTCCGCGTCCTGTGCTGATTGCGCCAGAAGTCGTTGAATCTCGGCTCCCTGCTGAGGAATGCTGGTGGGCTGGTTCTGAGCAGTATTTCGAAGCGTTTGCTGTACGTCAGCGTCCACCTGGGCATTGAGTGCAGCCTCCTGTTCCTGCATTGAGGCCTCCAATGCTTGACGAATCTGCTCTTCTTCGTCGTCGGTGCCTTGGCTTTGATGAAGATTTCGAGATTCGTCAACCCAGTTCCGCATTTGATGTTGGTAGGCCCTGGTCGATTCTTCAAGTACTTCACGGGGTATCTCATCGTCATTAGCATCATCCTTACCGCCGCCTCCACGGAGAGACGCGTGATAGGAAGCAATAGTTGGCGTGTCTTCGATATCTTGTTCGCGGAAACGTCGGCGAGCGCGTACCGTTCTGAGCACTCGACGGCGTTCTAGGTCAATGATTGCGGCAGTTCGCTGACGCTGCGATGCTGATGAGTCCGATCGTATACTTGCCGCTGTCGATGCCTCCGTCGGCTCAGCACCTTCGGGCACAGGCGATAGACCTCTTGGTGCATATCGGTAGGTGTCCCACGCGGACGCGCCGCAATCTTCGTTCTCATCAGAAGTCGACTGATTGTGGGCGCGTCTGTTCACACCCCGAGCACGACCGTCAGACTCTTGGCGATTGGCGCAACCGTTGTCTTCGACGGCTGTAACGCTGTTGCTGTTGCTGTCGCCATCATCATCTTCCAATCCATGTTCGTCCTCCTCGCCGCTGACAGAACCGTCGGCAATCCTATGAGCCTCTTGCACGCATCGTCCGCACGGCCCATTGAGGAAGATATACTGAGCACCTCGAATATACAGGTCATCGCAATGTGCATGCGCCTCGTTGCGATCCCGAAACTCCTGACACTGCACCAATACCCAGCCTAAATCGTGGCCGCAAGAGGCGATGATAATAGTGCGTCGACACATCGTGATGGCTCGTGCAGGCGTCTTGATATGGTCTTATGGAGCTGTTTTGCAGATTTAGTAGCAGCGCCATCGCTGGTGCAAATAAAACCATACACAACACAAAAGCAATCGTGAATGACCAAACTGACAATGTCCGTGATCAAAAGTATACAGTATTGATGACATGAAGACATTACCTCGTTCTTTTGCCCATCCTTCCATCTATCTAGAAAGACCAAAGTTCGCCGCCGCTGGGGGTATCAAGCTCATTCTCTTCTTTGAATCGTATCCTCTTCGCTTCTTGAAAATGACTCCTTGCGGAGTTCTGTTGTGTTCTTCATGTACACATCTTAATCGTAGATGTCTTGCGATCTGCTGATATCGAGGCAGCAATCATGGTGGTGCTTGGACCGCGTGGTGTTTGTGTGGTCGGGCTAATCGATCACGAATCTGATTCTTCACACATCAGCACCTTGCCCACCAGTCGACTTGAATAAGGCCATGAAGTACTATGCTCcttctattcctcttctaTGCTCCTTCACTACCTCTTAGATGTCCATGTGCGGGAAGAGAAACTTGACAAAAACAGAAAAGGGCGCACCTCAAAGGCTTCACACTTACTCGTCGTCATCTCCCCATGCGCTGGTCTCGCGTTGCTCACGACAAGGCGGCTTGTTGCTGCGGTCGCTCTGGTGCAGTACAAAGTCCAAGACTTCGCTTCGTGGCTCGACATACTGTCGCGAACACCAACCCACTGGCGCTGCGTACACCTTTGGCTTGCCTTCTGCATCCATGCACGTCGACTTGATGTAGATAATCTGATTCTTAGAGTCTTCGCGTTCGTAGATCTTATCCGAGGTTCCGAAAGCAATGAGTCGTAGTTTGGCTGGCGGTATAGGCTCGGTCACGATCTTGTCGCTCTCATCTTCGTCTTCGTGGTCCGAGGTGCCGGAAGGCGAGGATGGATGAGTGCCAGCTGCCAGCTCAAAACCACGTTGCGCGAGTGCCTGCAGCATGACCTCGTATATTGACCGCGGGAGAAGTTGTGTCGAGGGCTTGTTGCTTGGCCAAGTTGAGATGTGCAAAGTGACCATGTGCTTGAGATTGCCACATGCGTTCTCATATGCCTTCCACTCTTCGCTTGGTGATCGAATCAAGCTGGTGCTCGGCCAAGCGCAAGATAGCTGCTCCAGAGTCTTGCATGCTTTGCAGATCTTCTCGAAATCGTCGACATCCCACACTAACTCGTCATTGTCACTCTCCGACGTGATTCGGGAAGGTGGATTGCTCGAAGTGCAGTGAACGTTAAGTAGCTCCAGTGTCTTGCCATGCCTTACAATGCCTGCCGCTGCTGGTAGCTGCTTGACATGTTCGAGGTCGATGACCAGATCTCGGAGACCTGACACAAGGCAGAGGAAGCCGTCCAGCGCAATGAGAGCCTCGTTCTCGTCGTTGTCC
Proteins encoded in this region:
- a CDS encoding Methyltransferase, yielding MADTNTNAPAEAPRPVETASAIAPTLLAPFNADEDDADSAYGGSVAGTDTTSLLSPIARYREENGRTYHSYGTTEHWGPNDDKAQDQQDLSHHLWGLALKGQHFLAPVEPENVLDMGTGTGIWAMEMAEKFPDATVKGIDLSPIQPTWVPPNLFFEVDDYNMDWLDEEQFDLIHARELLGTTPDWPGLFRKAFKALKPGGWFEQHEPSLFFLSDVVKLEEDHPFPKWGQLMVESGEKAGLRFDIGAELKGWMEQAGFVNVTEYRMPWLIGGWSEDKHQREVGQWNQLRLDLGIADFCSRRFHNQMGLSPEEIEVFCARLRLAFRDKRLFGYQWAYFVYGQRPPTDPKPSILQP
- a CDS encoding FAD-dependent monooxygenase cctM, which produces MAAAARTGHGPRVLVIGSGSAGLLTAQALHMQGARVTVFEQDSSLDARPRDWNFGIYWAQDPLAECLPEHIQKEVENAQVDGHRAGEDEVMPIYNGESGELLKNVPIPYNIRLARKKFLKLISTGIDIQYGKRLVDISSDGKQATATFEDGTTETGNLLIGAEGAHSPVRKFLVGPEKAAVTHLPLVASVTVAKLPAEAALKFQAFARRLMVIFHPLGYFNWIGLHDAPERSQPGEWTFMMIMSWIPEDREYDVMNVQNDAILADLKRRAKDFSDDIRLLWESVPEGTKCWHNRLSYWIPEPWHNRNGTVTLVGDAAHPMTFHRGQGLNNAIHDVALLARQLKEHGSTTEALNSYEQEMIPRARDAVIGSTDNSLATHDWSKLVQSPLFTKGLSQM